One part of the Budorcas taxicolor isolate Tak-1 chromosome 22, Takin1.1, whole genome shotgun sequence genome encodes these proteins:
- the CABYR gene encoding calcium-binding tyrosine phosphorylation-regulated protein isoform X2: protein MISSKPRLVVPYGLKTLLEGVSRAILKTNPPNITQFAAVYFRELILFREGHSCLDIKDLVKQFHQIKVEKWSEGTAQEKKAECVREPEKTSTISLEPKRMEKSTDTEEDNIAALLFSSKTTQFPSVQADLASEPEDASEAPRGPSKPTSPKNATPPSSPLPAAVTSEFAYVPADPAQFAAQMLAIAASEAGQPPPYSNMWTLYCLTDMNQQSHPSPPPAPGPFPQATLYLSNPKDPQFLQHPPKVTSPTYVMMDDSKKTSAPPFILVGSNVQEAQDWKPVPGHAVVSQSEAVKRYAAVQVPIALPADQKFQKHVPTPQNANPPTSGQDVPRPKSPVFLSVAFPVEDVAKKGSGSGDKRSPFGSYGIAGEITVTTAHVRRAET from the exons ATGATTTCTTCAAAGCCCAGACTTGTTGTACCTTATGGCCTCAAGACTCTGCTTGAGGGAGTCAGCAGAGCCATACTCAAAACCAATCCACCCAACATCACCCAGTTCGCAGCAGTTTATTTCAGAGAACTTATTCTCTTTAGAGAAG GACATTCTTGTCTGGATATAAAAGATCTGGTTAAACAGTTTCATCAGATTAAAG TGGAGAAATGGTCGGAAGGAACGGCACAAGAGAAGAAAGCAGAATGTGTGAGAGagccagaaaaaacatctaccaTTTCCCTAGAGCCTAAACGGATGGAAAAATCGACAGACACAGAGGAGGATAACATAGCAGCGCTGCTGTTCAGCAGCAAAACCACTCAGTTCCCGTCAGTCCAGGCCGACCTGGCCTCAGAGCCTGAGGACGCAAGCGAAGCACCCCGGGGCCCGTCCAAACCGACCAGCCCTAAGAACGCTACCCCACCGTCCTCACCGTTGCCAGCGGCCGTCACTTCCGAGTTTGCCTATGTCCCTGCGGACCCCGCCCAGTTTGCTGCTCAGATGTTAG cgaTAGCAGCAAGCGAAGCAGGACAACCACCACCATATTCTAACATGTGGACCCTTTATTGTCTAACTGATATGAATCAACAAAGCCACCCATCACCGCCACCTGCACCTGGGCCTTTCCCCCAGGCGACCCTCTATCTTTCTAATCCTAAGGATCCACAGTTTCTGCAGCATCCACCGAAAGTTACTTCTCCAACTTATGTGATGATGGACGACAGCAAGAAGACCAGTGCCCCGCCTTTTATTTTAGTAGGCTCAAATGTTCAGGAAGCACAGGATTGGAAGCCTGTTCCTGGACATGCTGTTGTTTCCCAGTCAGAGGCCGTGAAGAGATATGCCGCAGTGCAAGTGCCCATTGCTCTTCCTGCAGATCAGAAATTCCAGAAACACGTCCCCACCCCCCAGAATGCTAATCCTCCTACAAGTGGACAAGATGTGCCCAGACCAAAAAGCCCAGTTTTTCTTTCGGTTGCTTTCCCGGTAGAAGATGTAGCCAAAAAAGGTTCAGGATCTGGTGACAAACGTTCTCCCTTTGGAAGTTACGGTATTGCTGGAGAAATAACCGTGACTACTGCCCATGTTCGCAGAGCAGAAACTTAA
- the CABYR gene encoding calcium-binding tyrosine phosphorylation-regulated protein isoform X1, translated as MISSKPRLVVPYGLKTLLEGVSRAILKTNPPNITQFAAVYFRELILFREGHSCLDIKDLVKQFHQIKVEKWSEGTAQEKKAECVREPEKTSTISLEPKRMEKSTDTEEDNIAALLFSSKTTQFPSVQADLASEPEDASEAPRGPSKPTSPKNATPPSSPLPAAVTSEFAYVPADPAQFAAQMLGNVPSVHSDQSEILMVDVATSMPGIFEEMLSSKAAEENAVATPSVCSGKMVAEQVVSEQSVHARVGSKAESPTASSFPLQGEQEPPACDHASEVPLQADIEVTSTMHIASIYNDEPVIEGVTYVEQLPEQIVIPFSDHVARLKSKEQSPPHSPILVVGKTASGGSEKSVGSAKFVQLESTKYDSSVHVEADGSTKAVSSEKSMHLEVEIFALAPDSAGQESGENPASQETEVKPARSGSIRSSSGPQPPVPEGLYEPEMDPERDAAPSNEV; from the exons ATGATTTCTTCAAAGCCCAGACTTGTTGTACCTTATGGCCTCAAGACTCTGCTTGAGGGAGTCAGCAGAGCCATACTCAAAACCAATCCACCCAACATCACCCAGTTCGCAGCAGTTTATTTCAGAGAACTTATTCTCTTTAGAGAAG GACATTCTTGTCTGGATATAAAAGATCTGGTTAAACAGTTTCATCAGATTAAAG TGGAGAAATGGTCGGAAGGAACGGCACAAGAGAAGAAAGCAGAATGTGTGAGAGagccagaaaaaacatctaccaTTTCCCTAGAGCCTAAACGGATGGAAAAATCGACAGACACAGAGGAGGATAACATAGCAGCGCTGCTGTTCAGCAGCAAAACCACTCAGTTCCCGTCAGTCCAGGCCGACCTGGCCTCAGAGCCTGAGGACGCAAGCGAAGCACCCCGGGGCCCGTCCAAACCGACCAGCCCTAAGAACGCTACCCCACCGTCCTCACCGTTGCCAGCGGCCGTCACTTCCGAGTTTGCCTATGTCCCTGCGGACCCCGCCCAGTTTGCTGCTCAGATGTTAGGTAATGTTCCATCTGTTCATTCTGATCAATCTGAAATTTTAATGGTGGATGTGGCAACAAGTATGCCTGGTATTTTCGAGGAGATGCTGAGCTCGAAGGCTGCTGAAGAGAACGCGGTGGCCACTCCTAGTGTGTGTTCTGGCAAGATGGTAGCAGAGCAGGTTGTGAGCGAACAATCTGTCCATGCACGTGTGGGCAGTAAGGCTGAATCACCAACGGCTTCCTCATTCCCCTTGCAGGGTGAACAAGAACCTCCTGCCTGTGACCATGCTTCTGAGGTCCCTTTGCAGGCTGACATTGAGGTGACATCCACCATGCACATAGCCTCTATCTATAATGATGAGCCTGTAATCGAAGGAGTTACTTATGTTGAGCAGTTACCAGAACAAATAGTTATCCCCTTCTCTGATCATGTTGCTCGTCTTAAAAGCAAGGAGCAGTCACCACCACACAGTCCCATACTTGTAGTAGGCAAGACAGCCTCAGGCGGGTCTGAAAAATCTGTGGGTTCCGCAAAATTTGTGCAGTTGGAGAGCACAAAGTAtgactcctcagtccatgtggAGGCAGACGGCTCTACCAAAGCAGTGAGCTCTGAGAAATCTATGCACCTTGAAGTGGAGATCTTTGCGCTGGCCCCTGACAGTGCTGGGCAGGAGTCCGGGGAAAACCCTGCGTCCCAGGAGACGGAGGTCAAACCCGCGCGCTCAGGGTCCATAAGATCATCTAGTGGCCCCCAACCTCCTGTTCCAGAAGGTCTTTATGAACCAGAAATGGACCCAGAACGGGATGCAGCACCTTCCAACGAGGTTTGA